The sequence TCGACCCGATATTGCCCGCGCCGATGACGCCAAGGGTCTTGCCGGTCAGTTCAACCCCCATGAAACGGGATTTTTCCCACTTGCCGGCATGGGTCGAGGCGTTGGCCTCGGGGATCTGGCGGGCAACCGCGAACATCATGGCGATGGCATGTTCGGCGGTGGTGATCGAGTTGCCGAAGGGCGTGTTCATCACGATGATGCCCTTCTTGGACGCCTCGTGAATATCGACATTGTCCACGCCGATCCCGGCCCGGCCGACCACCTTGAGGTTCGGGGCGGCGGCGATGATCTTTTCGGTCACCTTGGTCGCCGAGCGGATCGCCAGGCCGTCGTAATCTCCAATGACGTCAAGGAGTTTGTCCTTGTCCTTGCCGATGGAGGGGTCGAAGGTCACGTCGATGCCGCGATCACGGAAGATTTGGACAGCGGTTTCAGAGAGCTTGTCGCTCACCAGTACTTTGGGGGCCATGGTCATGGGTCCTGTCGTTTGAAAATCGGGAAAGACGGCGCCACCCGGCGCGAAAATCCTTCACGAAGGATTTTCGGCCCGGCAGGATTTTCAGGAAAATCCTGCCTTGTCGGAGGGCGCGATCCGGGGCTTCAGGCGGCTTGGGCCTGTGCGTCGATCTCGGCGTGGAAGGCCCAGTCGAGCCAGGGCAGCATCGCCTCGATATCGGCGGTTTCCACCGTCGCCCCGCACCAGATCCGCAGACCGGCGGGGGCATCGCGATAGGCCCCGATATCCAGCGCCACGCCTTCGGCCTCCAGCCGCTTGGCCACGGCCTTGGCAAAGGCGGCGCCGTCGGCAATGCGGTCATCGGTGAACTTGAGGCAGACCGACGTGTTCGACCGCGTCGCCGGATCCTCGGCAAGATTGTCGATCCAGTCGCGCTCGGCGCAGAAATCGAAAATCGCCTGCGCGTTGGCATCGGCCCGCTTCATCAGGGCCGGCAGGCCGCCGATGGCTTGTGCCCAGTCCAGCGCCAGCAGGTAATCCTCGACCGCCAGCATCGAGGGGGTGTTGATCGTGGCGCCCTCGAAAATGCCCTCGATCAGCTTACCGCCCTTGGTCAGGCGGAAGATCTTGGGCAGGGGCCAGGCAGGGGTGTAGCTTTCCAGACGCGCGACCGCGCGGGGGCTGAGGATCAGCATGCCATGGGCCGCTTCGCCACCCATCACCTTCTGCCAGGAGAAGGTCGTCACATCCAGCTTGTCCCAGGGCAGGTCCTGCGCGAAGGCGGCCGAGGTCGCGTCGCAGATGGTCAGACCCTCACGGTCAGCCGGGATCAGGTCACCGTTCGGAACGCGCACGCCCGAGGTGGTGCCGTTCCAGGTGAAGACGACATCGGAGTTGAAATCCACTTCGGCGAAATCGA comes from Roseibacterium elongatum DSM 19469 and encodes:
- a CDS encoding phosphoserine transaminase: MAIDQPATRPANPRFSSGPCAKPPVFSLDKLAGAALGRSHRAKVGKDKLKAAIETTREVLGVPAEYRIGIVPASDTGAVEMAMWSLLGARPATMIAWESFGAGWVTDAVKQLKIEAEVKTAEYGQIVDFAEVDFNSDVVFTWNGTTSGVRVPNGDLIPADREGLTICDATSAAFAQDLPWDKLDVTTFSWQKVMGGEAAHGMLILSPRAVARLESYTPAWPLPKIFRLTKGGKLIEGIFEGATINTPSMLAVEDYLLALDWAQAIGGLPALMKRADANAQAIFDFCAERDWIDNLAEDPATRSNTSVCLKFTDDRIADGAAFAKAVAKRLEAEGVALDIGAYRDAPAGLRIWCGATVETADIEAMLPWLDWAFHAEIDAQAQAA